The following are encoded together in the Streptomyces flavofungini genome:
- a CDS encoding GNAT family N-acetyltransferase, translated as MDDHDFGTLTAVRLTAYARAEQDEILGDGTDPFGVAGTGLTWLPKEVHFGVRSTAGRLVAHAGLLRLPVAIDGSPTEVIGVGGVAVAPDLRGRGLARTVLTAALDHARTMGPRHALLFCRPPLVALYDRLGWRELTGDVQVEQPAGPVVMPLRTMWTPLEAGPGAAPWPAGDVRVLSFPM; from the coding sequence GTGGACGATCATGATTTCGGGACCCTGACCGCGGTCCGGCTCACCGCGTACGCACGGGCCGAGCAGGACGAGATACTCGGCGACGGCACCGACCCGTTCGGCGTCGCGGGCACCGGCCTGACGTGGCTGCCCAAGGAGGTGCACTTCGGCGTGCGGTCGACGGCGGGCCGACTCGTCGCCCACGCGGGCCTGTTGCGGCTGCCGGTCGCGATCGACGGGAGCCCCACGGAGGTGATCGGCGTCGGTGGTGTGGCCGTCGCACCCGACCTGCGGGGCCGGGGCCTCGCGCGGACCGTCCTCACGGCGGCGCTCGACCACGCCCGCACCATGGGCCCCCGGCACGCCCTGCTCTTCTGCCGCCCGCCCCTCGTCGCCCTCTACGACCGCCTCGGCTGGCGGGAGTTGACGGGCGACGTCCAGGTGGAGCAGCCCGCCGGTCCCGTGGTCATGCCGCTGCGCACGATGTGGACGCCGTTGGAGGCGGGACCCGGGGCCGCCCCGTGGCCCGCGGGTGACGTGCGGGTGCTTTCGTTCCCGATGTGA